A single region of the Garra rufa chromosome 6, GarRuf1.0, whole genome shotgun sequence genome encodes:
- the ccdc149b gene encoding coiled-coil domain-containing protein 149-B isoform X4 translates to MNPSRRSESDWQGLVNEFLVCKRKLESKKEALLILSKELDTCQQERDQFKLMANQLRERHQGLKKKYRELIDGDPSLPPEKRNQVNLAQLLRDSREYNKQLNEEMKELKQRLAEVQGDNKLLRMTIAKQRLGDEEVGTRHFPAHEREDLVQQLERAREQNEALEQSLKAATDELQDVRAERNVYQEKAHRLNLEINHILGSHENRILDIDALCMENRYLHERLMQLQEEVSLLKSNVMKYKSALESKKNCKVYGKSNSSALTGVLSAKQVQELLLSEENGCSLPVTSQSISDLKSLATALLETIHEKNMVIQHQRQTNKILGNRVAELERKLKTLEVSGLWSLPGRKAVIVLSDSQHVQSTTEQSVHLTSDSIGDEEIVTGEEVTEDTGLSTDFSQDDCQALAVELNQKGDYFNRTYSVSQTPQFSNPAENIQPVETTQCKILACCDSENPVCPSERGSEQHNEDLTSRGCQSSELPNTEVSLKGLEEEAVENDVAVVYSEEDFDSQGALEDSLPVASETFGSFDCISRSEDYSAEQQTERSVEEETENTSLNTSSPAQTSSDQG, encoded by the exons ATGAATCCTTCCAGAAGAAGCGAAAGTGATTGGCAGGGTCTGGTGAACGAG TTCCTGGTATGCAAGAGAAAGCTGGAGAGTAAGAAGGAGGCACTGCTGATCTTATCGAAAGAACTGGACACCTGCCAGCAGGAAAGGGATCAGTTTAAACTGATGGCAAACCAGCTCCGTGAACGCCACCAAGGGCTCAAGAAAAAGTACAGAGAGCTTATA GATGGTGACCCTTCTCTGCCTCCTGAAAAAAGAAACCAA GTAAATCTGGCCCAGTTACTGAGAGACTCACGAGAATATAACAAACAGCTGAATGAGGAGATGAAAGAACTGAAGCAACGTTTAGCGGAGGTGCAGGGTGATAATAAG CTGCTGAGGATGACCATCGCAAAGCAGCGTCTAGGGGACGAAGAGGTGGGGACTCGTCACTTTCCAGCCCATGAGAGGGAAGATCTTGTTCAGCAGTTAGAAAGAGCTCGAGAACAG AATGAAGCACTGGAACAAAGCTTAAAGGCAGCCACGGATGAATTACAGGATGTGAGAGCAGAGCGTAATGTCTATCAGGAGAAAGCTCACAGACTAAACCTGGAAATTAACCACATCTTGGGAAGCCACGAGAACCGCATCCTGGATATAGATGCTCTGTGTATGGAGAACAG atatctGCATGAGCGGCTGATGCAGCTTCAGGAGGAAGTCAGCCTCCTCAAATCAAACGTCATGAAGTACAAG AGTGCTTTGGAAAGCAAGAAGAACTGCAAAGTCTATGGCAAGTCCAACAGCAGTGCTCTGACGGGCGTCCTCTCTGCTAAACAAG TACAAGAGCTGCTGCTGTCAGAAGAGAATGGCTGTAGTCTCCCGGTCACTTCACAGTCCATTAGTGACCTGAAGTCCCTGGCCACTGCTCTGCTGGAGACCATTCATGAGAAGAACATGGTCATTCAGCATCAACGGCAAACCAACAA GATCCTGGGTAACCGGGTTGCAGAACTGGAAAGGAAGTTAAAAACATTAGAGGTGTCTGGGTTGTGGAGTCTGCCAG GAAGGAAAGCCGTTATTGTCCTGAGTGACTCTCAGCATGTCCAGTCCACCACGGAACAGTCAGTTCATCTGACATCAGACTCCATAG GAGATGAAGAGATTGTTACTGGAGAAGAGGTAACTGAAGACACTGGACTCAGTACAGATTTCAGCCAAGATGACTGCCAAGCCCTGGCAGTCGAGTTGAACCAAAAGGGCGATTATTTCAACCGCACATATTCAGTCTCACAAACTCCACAATTCAGTAATCCAGCAGAAAATATCCAGCCTGTGGAGACCACACAATGTAAAATCCTTGCTTGTTGTGACTCTGAGAATCCTGTGTGTCCTTCTGAGAGGGGATCAGAACAACATAATGAAGACCTCACAAGCCGTGGATGTCAGTCTTCTGAACTTCCGAACACAGAAGTATCTTTGAAAGGTTTGGAAGAAGAGGCTGTGGAGAATGATGTTGCTGTTGTTTATTCAGAGGAGGACTTTGATAGTCAAGGTGCATTAGAGGACAGTCTGCCTGTGGCATCAGAGACCTTTGGCAGTTTTGACTGTATCTCTAGATCTGAGGATTATTCGGCGGAACAGCAGACAGAGCGATCGGTCGAAGAAGAAACAGAGAATACTTCCCTAAACACCAGTTCTCCTGCTCAAACCTCATCAGACCAGGGATGA
- the ccdc149b gene encoding coiled-coil domain-containing protein 149-B isoform X3, producing the protein MNPSRRSESDWQGLVNEFLVCKRKLESKKEALLILSKELDTCQQERDQFKLMANQLRERHQGLKKKYRELIDGDPSLPPEKRNQVNLAQLLRDSREYNKQLNEEMKELKQRLAEVQGDNKLLRMTIAKQRLGDEEVGTRHFPAHEREDLVQQLERAREQNEALEQSLKAATDELQDVRAERNVYQEKAHRLNLEINHILGSHENRILDIDALCMENRYLHERLMQLQEEVSLLKSNVMKYKSALESKKNCKVYGKSNSSALTGVLSAKQVQELLLSEENGCSLPVTSQSISDLKSLATALLETIHEKNMVIQHQRQTNKILGNRVAELERKLKTLEVSGLWSLPGRKAVIVLSDSQHVQSTTEQSVHLTSDSIAGDEEIVTGEEVTEDTGLSTDFSQDDCQALAVELNQKGDYFNRTYSVSQTPQFSNPAENIQPVETTQCKILACCDSENPVCPSERGSEQHNEDLTSRGCQSSELPNTEVSLKGLEEEAVENDVAVVYSEEDFDSQGALEDSLPVASETFGSFDCISRSEDYSAEQQTERSVEEETENTSLNTSSPAQTSSDQG; encoded by the exons ATGAATCCTTCCAGAAGAAGCGAAAGTGATTGGCAGGGTCTGGTGAACGAG TTCCTGGTATGCAAGAGAAAGCTGGAGAGTAAGAAGGAGGCACTGCTGATCTTATCGAAAGAACTGGACACCTGCCAGCAGGAAAGGGATCAGTTTAAACTGATGGCAAACCAGCTCCGTGAACGCCACCAAGGGCTCAAGAAAAAGTACAGAGAGCTTATA GATGGTGACCCTTCTCTGCCTCCTGAAAAAAGAAACCAA GTAAATCTGGCCCAGTTACTGAGAGACTCACGAGAATATAACAAACAGCTGAATGAGGAGATGAAAGAACTGAAGCAACGTTTAGCGGAGGTGCAGGGTGATAATAAG CTGCTGAGGATGACCATCGCAAAGCAGCGTCTAGGGGACGAAGAGGTGGGGACTCGTCACTTTCCAGCCCATGAGAGGGAAGATCTTGTTCAGCAGTTAGAAAGAGCTCGAGAACAG AATGAAGCACTGGAACAAAGCTTAAAGGCAGCCACGGATGAATTACAGGATGTGAGAGCAGAGCGTAATGTCTATCAGGAGAAAGCTCACAGACTAAACCTGGAAATTAACCACATCTTGGGAAGCCACGAGAACCGCATCCTGGATATAGATGCTCTGTGTATGGAGAACAG atatctGCATGAGCGGCTGATGCAGCTTCAGGAGGAAGTCAGCCTCCTCAAATCAAACGTCATGAAGTACAAG AGTGCTTTGGAAAGCAAGAAGAACTGCAAAGTCTATGGCAAGTCCAACAGCAGTGCTCTGACGGGCGTCCTCTCTGCTAAACAAG TACAAGAGCTGCTGCTGTCAGAAGAGAATGGCTGTAGTCTCCCGGTCACTTCACAGTCCATTAGTGACCTGAAGTCCCTGGCCACTGCTCTGCTGGAGACCATTCATGAGAAGAACATGGTCATTCAGCATCAACGGCAAACCAACAA GATCCTGGGTAACCGGGTTGCAGAACTGGAAAGGAAGTTAAAAACATTAGAGGTGTCTGGGTTGTGGAGTCTGCCAG GAAGGAAAGCCGTTATTGTCCTGAGTGACTCTCAGCATGTCCAGTCCACCACGGAACAGTCAGTTCATCTGACATCAGACTCCATAG CAGGAGATGAAGAGATTGTTACTGGAGAAGAGGTAACTGAAGACACTGGACTCAGTACAGATTTCAGCCAAGATGACTGCCAAGCCCTGGCAGTCGAGTTGAACCAAAAGGGCGATTATTTCAACCGCACATATTCAGTCTCACAAACTCCACAATTCAGTAATCCAGCAGAAAATATCCAGCCTGTGGAGACCACACAATGTAAAATCCTTGCTTGTTGTGACTCTGAGAATCCTGTGTGTCCTTCTGAGAGGGGATCAGAACAACATAATGAAGACCTCACAAGCCGTGGATGTCAGTCTTCTGAACTTCCGAACACAGAAGTATCTTTGAAAGGTTTGGAAGAAGAGGCTGTGGAGAATGATGTTGCTGTTGTTTATTCAGAGGAGGACTTTGATAGTCAAGGTGCATTAGAGGACAGTCTGCCTGTGGCATCAGAGACCTTTGGCAGTTTTGACTGTATCTCTAGATCTGAGGATTATTCGGCGGAACAGCAGACAGAGCGATCGGTCGAAGAAGAAACAGAGAATACTTCCCTAAACACCAGTTCTCCTGCTCAAACCTCATCAGACCAGGGATGA
- the ccdc149b gene encoding coiled-coil domain-containing protein 149-B isoform X1, whose protein sequence is MNPSRRSESDWQGLVNEFLVCKRKLESKKEALLILSKELDTCQQERDQFKLMANQLRERHQGLKKKYRELIDGDPSLPPEKRNQVNLAQLLRDSREYNKQLNEEMKELKQRLAEVQGDNKLLRMTIAKQRLGDEEVGTRHFPAHEREDLVQQLERAREQNEALEQSLKAATDELQDVRAERNVYQEKAHRLNLEINHILGSHENRILDIDALCMENRYLHERLMQLQEEVSLLKSNVMKYKSALESKKNCKVYGKSNSSALTGVLSAKQVQELLLSEENGCSLPVTSQSISDLKSLATALLETIHEKNMVIQHQRQTNKILGNRVAELERKLKTLEVSGLWSLPGITYNVSLGLGRRKAVIVLSDSQHVQSTTEQSVHLTSDSIAGDEEIVTGEEVTEDTGLSTDFSQDDCQALAVELNQKGDYFNRTYSVSQTPQFSNPAENIQPVETTQCKILACCDSENPVCPSERGSEQHNEDLTSRGCQSSELPNTEVSLKGLEEEAVENDVAVVYSEEDFDSQGALEDSLPVASETFGSFDCISRSEDYSAEQQTERSVEEETENTSLNTSSPAQTSSDQG, encoded by the exons ATGAATCCTTCCAGAAGAAGCGAAAGTGATTGGCAGGGTCTGGTGAACGAG TTCCTGGTATGCAAGAGAAAGCTGGAGAGTAAGAAGGAGGCACTGCTGATCTTATCGAAAGAACTGGACACCTGCCAGCAGGAAAGGGATCAGTTTAAACTGATGGCAAACCAGCTCCGTGAACGCCACCAAGGGCTCAAGAAAAAGTACAGAGAGCTTATA GATGGTGACCCTTCTCTGCCTCCTGAAAAAAGAAACCAA GTAAATCTGGCCCAGTTACTGAGAGACTCACGAGAATATAACAAACAGCTGAATGAGGAGATGAAAGAACTGAAGCAACGTTTAGCGGAGGTGCAGGGTGATAATAAG CTGCTGAGGATGACCATCGCAAAGCAGCGTCTAGGGGACGAAGAGGTGGGGACTCGTCACTTTCCAGCCCATGAGAGGGAAGATCTTGTTCAGCAGTTAGAAAGAGCTCGAGAACAG AATGAAGCACTGGAACAAAGCTTAAAGGCAGCCACGGATGAATTACAGGATGTGAGAGCAGAGCGTAATGTCTATCAGGAGAAAGCTCACAGACTAAACCTGGAAATTAACCACATCTTGGGAAGCCACGAGAACCGCATCCTGGATATAGATGCTCTGTGTATGGAGAACAG atatctGCATGAGCGGCTGATGCAGCTTCAGGAGGAAGTCAGCCTCCTCAAATCAAACGTCATGAAGTACAAG AGTGCTTTGGAAAGCAAGAAGAACTGCAAAGTCTATGGCAAGTCCAACAGCAGTGCTCTGACGGGCGTCCTCTCTGCTAAACAAG TACAAGAGCTGCTGCTGTCAGAAGAGAATGGCTGTAGTCTCCCGGTCACTTCACAGTCCATTAGTGACCTGAAGTCCCTGGCCACTGCTCTGCTGGAGACCATTCATGAGAAGAACATGGTCATTCAGCATCAACGGCAAACCAACAA GATCCTGGGTAACCGGGTTGCAGAACTGGAAAGGAAGTTAAAAACATTAGAGGTGTCTGGGTTGTGGAGTCTGCCAG GCATCACCTACAATGTGTCTCTCGGACTAGGGA GAAGGAAAGCCGTTATTGTCCTGAGTGACTCTCAGCATGTCCAGTCCACCACGGAACAGTCAGTTCATCTGACATCAGACTCCATAG CAGGAGATGAAGAGATTGTTACTGGAGAAGAGGTAACTGAAGACACTGGACTCAGTACAGATTTCAGCCAAGATGACTGCCAAGCCCTGGCAGTCGAGTTGAACCAAAAGGGCGATTATTTCAACCGCACATATTCAGTCTCACAAACTCCACAATTCAGTAATCCAGCAGAAAATATCCAGCCTGTGGAGACCACACAATGTAAAATCCTTGCTTGTTGTGACTCTGAGAATCCTGTGTGTCCTTCTGAGAGGGGATCAGAACAACATAATGAAGACCTCACAAGCCGTGGATGTCAGTCTTCTGAACTTCCGAACACAGAAGTATCTTTGAAAGGTTTGGAAGAAGAGGCTGTGGAGAATGATGTTGCTGTTGTTTATTCAGAGGAGGACTTTGATAGTCAAGGTGCATTAGAGGACAGTCTGCCTGTGGCATCAGAGACCTTTGGCAGTTTTGACTGTATCTCTAGATCTGAGGATTATTCGGCGGAACAGCAGACAGAGCGATCGGTCGAAGAAGAAACAGAGAATACTTCCCTAAACACCAGTTCTCCTGCTCAAACCTCATCAGACCAGGGATGA
- the ccdc149b gene encoding coiled-coil domain-containing protein 149-B isoform X2: MNPSRRSESDWQGLVNEFLVCKRKLESKKEALLILSKELDTCQQERDQFKLMANQLRERHQGLKKKYRELIDGDPSLPPEKRNQVNLAQLLRDSREYNKQLNEEMKELKQRLAEVQGDNKLLRMTIAKQRLGDEEVGTRHFPAHEREDLVQQLERAREQNEALEQSLKAATDELQDVRAERNVYQEKAHRLNLEINHILGSHENRILDIDALCMENRYLHERLMQLQEEVSLLKSNVMKYKSALESKKNCKVYGKSNSSALTGVLSAKQVQELLLSEENGCSLPVTSQSISDLKSLATALLETIHEKNMVIQHQRQTNKILGNRVAELERKLKTLEVSGLWSLPGITYNVSLGLGRRKAVIVLSDSQHVQSTTEQSVHLTSDSIGDEEIVTGEEVTEDTGLSTDFSQDDCQALAVELNQKGDYFNRTYSVSQTPQFSNPAENIQPVETTQCKILACCDSENPVCPSERGSEQHNEDLTSRGCQSSELPNTEVSLKGLEEEAVENDVAVVYSEEDFDSQGALEDSLPVASETFGSFDCISRSEDYSAEQQTERSVEEETENTSLNTSSPAQTSSDQG, encoded by the exons ATGAATCCTTCCAGAAGAAGCGAAAGTGATTGGCAGGGTCTGGTGAACGAG TTCCTGGTATGCAAGAGAAAGCTGGAGAGTAAGAAGGAGGCACTGCTGATCTTATCGAAAGAACTGGACACCTGCCAGCAGGAAAGGGATCAGTTTAAACTGATGGCAAACCAGCTCCGTGAACGCCACCAAGGGCTCAAGAAAAAGTACAGAGAGCTTATA GATGGTGACCCTTCTCTGCCTCCTGAAAAAAGAAACCAA GTAAATCTGGCCCAGTTACTGAGAGACTCACGAGAATATAACAAACAGCTGAATGAGGAGATGAAAGAACTGAAGCAACGTTTAGCGGAGGTGCAGGGTGATAATAAG CTGCTGAGGATGACCATCGCAAAGCAGCGTCTAGGGGACGAAGAGGTGGGGACTCGTCACTTTCCAGCCCATGAGAGGGAAGATCTTGTTCAGCAGTTAGAAAGAGCTCGAGAACAG AATGAAGCACTGGAACAAAGCTTAAAGGCAGCCACGGATGAATTACAGGATGTGAGAGCAGAGCGTAATGTCTATCAGGAGAAAGCTCACAGACTAAACCTGGAAATTAACCACATCTTGGGAAGCCACGAGAACCGCATCCTGGATATAGATGCTCTGTGTATGGAGAACAG atatctGCATGAGCGGCTGATGCAGCTTCAGGAGGAAGTCAGCCTCCTCAAATCAAACGTCATGAAGTACAAG AGTGCTTTGGAAAGCAAGAAGAACTGCAAAGTCTATGGCAAGTCCAACAGCAGTGCTCTGACGGGCGTCCTCTCTGCTAAACAAG TACAAGAGCTGCTGCTGTCAGAAGAGAATGGCTGTAGTCTCCCGGTCACTTCACAGTCCATTAGTGACCTGAAGTCCCTGGCCACTGCTCTGCTGGAGACCATTCATGAGAAGAACATGGTCATTCAGCATCAACGGCAAACCAACAA GATCCTGGGTAACCGGGTTGCAGAACTGGAAAGGAAGTTAAAAACATTAGAGGTGTCTGGGTTGTGGAGTCTGCCAG GCATCACCTACAATGTGTCTCTCGGACTAGGGA GAAGGAAAGCCGTTATTGTCCTGAGTGACTCTCAGCATGTCCAGTCCACCACGGAACAGTCAGTTCATCTGACATCAGACTCCATAG GAGATGAAGAGATTGTTACTGGAGAAGAGGTAACTGAAGACACTGGACTCAGTACAGATTTCAGCCAAGATGACTGCCAAGCCCTGGCAGTCGAGTTGAACCAAAAGGGCGATTATTTCAACCGCACATATTCAGTCTCACAAACTCCACAATTCAGTAATCCAGCAGAAAATATCCAGCCTGTGGAGACCACACAATGTAAAATCCTTGCTTGTTGTGACTCTGAGAATCCTGTGTGTCCTTCTGAGAGGGGATCAGAACAACATAATGAAGACCTCACAAGCCGTGGATGTCAGTCTTCTGAACTTCCGAACACAGAAGTATCTTTGAAAGGTTTGGAAGAAGAGGCTGTGGAGAATGATGTTGCTGTTGTTTATTCAGAGGAGGACTTTGATAGTCAAGGTGCATTAGAGGACAGTCTGCCTGTGGCATCAGAGACCTTTGGCAGTTTTGACTGTATCTCTAGATCTGAGGATTATTCGGCGGAACAGCAGACAGAGCGATCGGTCGAAGAAGAAACAGAGAATACTTCCCTAAACACCAGTTCTCCTGCTCAAACCTCATCAGACCAGGGATGA